In Haliotis asinina isolate JCU_RB_2024 chromosome 11, JCU_Hal_asi_v2, whole genome shotgun sequence, the genomic stretch ggatgtgaatattcaacgttcgagtgacgtttaaaagatgctctccgagtaaggcttttgtcttggtaaaattacaggtctataacagatgggaaaatgggcgtggacgcccaaccaggcaccccatgtcgaccccgtgataaccccaggtgcttcatgcacgtggccgaattttcatgtatgatgtgtgtgcagtatgtctctttctcccgggatgggacaattagtgaacgcaggatgcatagatcaaaccctggtgatatcaaatctgagctgttttggcccccgttacgcgcacggggcttagctttgggtggctttaagggtgggaaaacatgactgcacccgcatgtgtcgcacatgacgtgaaagccaagacacagggcttccgatccagagtcaaatcaaaaccctggggtcgatgtacgaaacatgacaagtacccgcagcgtgaaaagctgccaaaaatcgagttacatcggactttaaagcgtcccgacgtcgaacctgtcgacggcaggtcatttctgatgacaccgccagatagccctggaaaccagctttacgtcgatgtgcaacataggaatgggccgtgcatggtcagcgcccaggcggccgttaagtgacggcaccctacgtctcttgcTCCCTGATATAGGCCGATGTGACCTGATCAACATTTGCAACCTCCTGCAGACGTTTGTGTCGCGGTacggagagtgagtgagttcggcaatattacagtcatgtCGTGCCGACAGAAAttcataaattatgaataaatCTTAATTTTTCTAATTAATTGGAGACCACTGGCAACTAAAGTGAGGCTACCTACTAGGGGCCTTGGGGACAGTTCCCGAGCTGAATGCCTTCAGAGGCTAGCCCTTGTATGCAATGTTACTCTTGACTCTGAAGTGTACAAATATATTACCATTAAAACGATGATTTTTATGAATATTCTAGGGAGCACAAAGATCTGATATTAGCTTAACTGATCCACTTTGTGATTTCATGGGTCCGGATTTCTGCAGGTGTGTCAGACAGACCAAATGTCAAATTACTTCAGCCTGGGAACCCAACAGTCTTCAACGTTCATAACTGACCCCACACTTGGGCTCCAGTTGCAGTACAGCGCCACTACTGATACAAGAAGGTGAGGCAATTTATTTTACTTCTTTTAAATTTCCTCAggatataatataatattaacagtgaagatgtgggttagaattgatctctagcaacacatgcttgtcgtaagacgaaAGTAACactcagttgcgtagatggaGGCTCACGCCGTTGATCGCTGGCTCGTATTGTCCAGAAGCAATAATAAATGGTTCGCCGCCATCCTAGATTATTAGTGTTGCGtttaacaaccaaccaacaaaccagCATTAACTGGATACCCAGTATCGTACACAAGTTCACTAAATCTCTGTCCACccgacaatcgagtgatcaacagactgaggataccatgacatatgtcaaccaagacaaCGAGATCCCCTTCCCCGCCGCgtacgcatgggttgctgaaggccaattctatcTTGGATTTTCTCGGGGACAGTGAACTCTCATGGTGATTGCTCTGCAGGGAATGGACCACATTCAACCTGTTAACACAATGCTACAGTGCCCTTTGTGTTCGAGCATTTAACATCATTTAGCATCTGCTGGTAGTGTACAAGCTGGAAAGGGGAGACAGTAATTCTACGCTAatctaaaaaaacccaaacatctTTTAATAATCAAATACTATGTTATTAGAATACTTTTGATTAATAAATCAGATTATTTTCTAAAAAAACGTAACATTATCCTCACGGGTCTCCTGTTAATGAAGAGTCGtatatttatgaaatgtaaCTTGGGCATTTCAGAACAGCCTATGTGACACTCATATGTGACCGGACTACAAATGGGACTCTAACGGTCGACGGCGAAAACCCTCCTGGAAGCGCTTTGTATGTAAGTTAAGCGAATGAATTGTTCTTATGTTGTCATACATCACTTAATGAGTTGGTGTGATTTTACGCCGAGCAGGGCTTTTgaaaaattccagcaatatcactgcggtggacaccagaaacgggcgtcacaaactgtacccatgcggggaatcgatcCCAGGACTACGGCGTGGCGAGCGTAagcttaaccactagactacttcACTCTCCACAGCATAGTTGTAACAGCGCCCGTTCGTCGATtcgagttcaattccccacatcggcaaagggaatgatttctggtgttcctcgtgAAATTTATGAATACGTGCTGAAAACAATCACTGACTCCCCTTTCATGACATTCCCTaccaatttttaaaaataataatacaataCAAGAAAGAAGGTATCGGAAGTATGTAGAGCAtttataatgataatgataataatgacagGATAATCAAGATCTGTATTACAAGCATTAGCATTTGTTAGATCGTTAGTACTTTCCAGGATAGGCTTTTGTCGCGGCGATTGTATTTTCCAAACGTCAACGTGTCCAAAACACCGGAGCCTGTGTAGtcagcagagtgagtgagtgagtgagtgacaatcatagtcgccttttgtggcaagcatgggttgctgacggtctgttctaccccgggaccttcacgggtcagtcaGCAGAGTGTCAACTCGAGTGTACATAACACCGGTACTCCTAACTTTATACCGGCTGTCTGTCAGAGCCAGGGTGGAGTATAAATCCTAATTCAAGTTCACTAATGTTACCATGAGACTGCTCCAGGTTGCAATGAATTTTGCACAAACCACGACCCATCCCGAGCCCTAGGGTCTGCAGATTTTATTGACAATGTAGCGTCTAAACTAAAATCAGTTGGACTTTGATCATTCAGTTATGCAGTTACATAACCGCCTGCCAGTTGAGCTTTGACTTACTGTTTCACGTCTTCCATTTTTCGGATATGTTACAAAGTCTATTCATAATCTTCAGCTGCTTTATTCATTTAGGCATTGAACACTGGTAATTTGTATGTTCTTCGTAGTGTTGATCTTGAGGATGCATTATGTATGGAATACAGCTAGataaaaatacacacattaCTTACAACAATACATACTAGATGTCCACAAACTACACTGCCTTTCAAAACTTTAGACTAGCGAAAATATAACCACTTACTTCAGGCAGCTGTTCTGAATTAAATTTTGCAATATATTCCATGCTGTTTacaggtactgtttacacatgaactgatctATTGTCAAAAATTGAATCGTTGAAAAGATCGATGAAAATTGTCGAAGTCTTAACAAAACATTACACcggcacgcacacacgcgccATCCTTGCTCACCTGCATAAAGTTTGCTGCTGGTTGCGGCAGGTTAGTAGAGAATCACTCTGAATCACTCACACtgaatctaaacttttgatgggaagtataaATACACTGGGACGAAGATAATCCTTTATATCGATGCTATTGAACGCTTCCAGTATTTCACGCTGAGGAGTGTCTTCGCGTGCCCTGGAGGTCTTCAGACCACCACTACCACGACGACGACTACAGGTACTCCTTCACCAAGACCAGCCCCGACTCCCTTCTTTACACTCAAGATGGTTGTCATCTTGCTTGGATGTGTCATGCAAGTCCATTTTCTCCAATCCCATCTCCCTTCTGTACACTAAAGATAGTTGTCATCTTGTTTGGATGGTCTAGAAAGTCCATCTTCTGTGACCATCTCgacctgtttgttgttttatgtcgcactcagcaaagTTCCATGTGTaaagcggcggtctgtaaataatcgaatctcgaTCAGACTATCCAATAATCAACCCCAGCACCATGGATCGACAGAATTTGGGTACGATGACAGTTTtgtaatctaaatattaaatctctatagaatataaaaaaaacccggATGTTGTCAGGGTTTACAGATGCCCGTTATGATGTTCGCTTTATTTGTGTCCAGTGCCAGAAGTGATACGCTTGTACATGCCTCATATATCAGGACGAAGCAGAACTCTGCTTTGGAAATACGCCGCCATAATGCTCGTATGTCTTTAAAAAGAGGCCTGTTGAAGACcgtcctcgatatctccagggtgtaCTTTCTGATCAGTCTCCATTATAttctggatgcatctacggatCTGcctgatgaatttattacctccctagTTGCCTTTTAATCCAGTCAAGTGTATTTGCTGGGAAGTTCAGcgaaccagtcacaactcactttcgctttttaaattatgtaACCGATTGAACACTTATGGTGCAGAGGTACGTTGAAAGAGATAGgagaatgtggagccagcaaagTGGAGTGGAGTAGAGTGGAGTGGAGAGGAGTGGAGAcctatcggaacatataccatGGAGATGTCGAGGATGCTTGTAGACAAACCAAGAAAACAAGAGTAACTATAAAACATTCAAATCCAATGGTTTTAAGTTGAATTGTTGCGTTTTTCCTCATCTGAGCCACCCTGTTTTATTTCCACCCCAGTGAACTGACGATGACtctttttgttgatgtttcagcGGCTGTCTAGCCATCCTGATATGCCTTGTATTTGTTGGACTTGTGACCAGGAGATCATCAGAGCAAGAGTTGCCCCCCTTTCATGACAAGAAGAAATTGATTTCGTAATTCAAAATCCGATTAAAACAGTAAGGCATATTATACGTGTCGCAGGAACTACAGACAGTTGATTCTGGCTGATGTGTTTTATTTGAAGATCGATAAACCTGTGGACCACAACAACATGCTAAAGTTGTTGCCTGACATGGTGTGTCCATAGACAATGTTAAGGTTAAATAattatcaaatattcaaaacacatttGGTGGGATTAATTGTACTTTATACAATTAAAATTATCATTTGCAGTCCTCCCAAAACATGGTTTGATATTATGTTGAATACAAGTCATACGTGAGAATAAATATCTTTTGCATTATTACCACAATCATCCAAAACTGACATCATACCTGTGGACCACAACAACATGCTATAGTTGTCGCTGACATGGTGTGTGCTGGGCCCCTGACACATGTCGTTATAGAGAGCAGTCATATGAGCTGCCTCTGCAACACCTGCATGGGCTGCATGTGCCAATGCCCAGGATGTACCTGTCAGACCACAAGTAAGGTGAGCTGTCTATGCCAACATCATGCTGGAAAGTAAGGTGCAGTGTTAATGACAAAACAGATTTTAGCCTGTGACATACGTGACATACGTGTTGTGTAATGTTAAAAAACGCAACAAACGAGGGAACAATGTGTCTGAATGATGAATAACAGTTTTCCAACTCACTTTATCCCACATAAATAATTGTCACGCCAAGAAGCCAGTAGATGAATAACCTTTCATACTTTGTTAGATATTTTGCTGCCAGCAATAGCCCAGCGTGATATCACTGTGATCCGTAACGGTTTGACTCGAAGTGGCGTCATCATTCGCCTCATTCAGCCAGTACGGGTTGTTTGGGTGAGGCGGGTGGGTAACCTAGTGGTGAagccgttcgctcgtcacgccgaagacccaggttcgattccccacccgggtacagtgtgtgatgcccatttctagtatcccccgccgtgatattgctgaaagaggcgtaaaactaaacttactcacagGCTGTTTTCTCATTCGGGTCCCTAAATAGTTCATCAAGTGTTTGCGGTTGCTGTTACCTTTTGTTTAACGTTTCTCTGTAAAAGCGTACTTGAGGTAACTCTGAGGCAGGAATGTGGATCGTTTGGTACAGGAGGTGAGGTGAATTGGGGTTGAAGGTCGCACTTAAGAATATTTaatgacgacgtgcatgtgtGGCCGCTTGTAGTAGCTGGCTTTATAGTTCTACCTCACTGCTATTCATGCATCAGTTATGCATGAATAGCCCACTCAGACAAAATTGTACTGACATCATGCTGAGCAGTCCTTGTTGCTACCATCAATGGCGAGCGCCAGGCATGAACcaacaaatattatattttagAAACTCGGATGATAAAATGGTGATCAACATTATTAGAAATATAattcacagcaatatatattccTTGTGGAAAATTTACATAAATCAGGTATGTTTAGCATTTTAATTGTATCTGCAGGTGGTAAATAGAAAGAATTACTCTCTGTTTTATATTATGAAACCTTTTGAAAACAATCAGTAAAATaacgagtgagttaatacttatgGTCACATCGGCCATACTATTATGTCAGCTATATCGAAAGGAGAAAAATCCGTACATTAAACCTAAACTATCGATTATTTGACCCGTTTAACTGTGACTGAAACGTTTGATAAACgcctttgaaattaaatccattTGCAGCATCTAAGGGCATTCAAAGGCATCACAGGAggtgtgaaaaatatttaacgCTTACGTTCAGGGGCACTGTTGATTGAACGTACCAAGAGACAAGAAGCATCCAGTCTTATGCCAACTGATTCATGTTTTTGACATCCCCGTGGCAGTCTCTGCACACCGAACGCTAAATATAGAAAAAAGGTACTGCGAGGGATAGGGATCGATTTTTTACTGACGTCAAAAATCTCAAACCCATCAGACAAACACATGTCTCTTTTCGTGTACATCTCCTGTTTCTCCTAAACCAGTAAGGTACCCGTACAGAGCCACCTCTTC encodes the following:
- the LOC137255656 gene encoding uncharacterized protein isoform X2, with translation MLALFLVAVLVSTCASLDTCVKVSPCSCRTSEGLIDLSPLAKADGTAEYADHADGTGTWYYSFNPCNDFSEGSGCNNVAVCQTDQMSNYFSLGTQQSSTFITDPTLGLQLQYSATTDTRRTAYVTLICDRTTNGTLTVDGENPPGSALYYFTLRSVFACPGGLQTTTTTTTTTAAV
- the LOC137255656 gene encoding uncharacterized protein isoform X1; this translates as MLALFLVAVLVSTCASLDTCVKVSPCSCRTSEGLIDLSPLAKADGTAEYADHADGTGTWYYSFNPCNDFSEGSGCNNVAVCQTDQMSNYFSLGTQQSSTFITDPTLGLQLQYSATTDTRRTAYVTLICDRTTNGTLTVDGENPPGSALYYFTLRSVFACPGGLQTTTTTTTTTGTPSPRPAPTPFFTLKMVVILLGCVIGCLAILICLVFVGLVTRRSSEQELPPFHDKKKLIS